From Palaemon carinicauda isolate YSFRI2023 chromosome 29, ASM3689809v2, whole genome shotgun sequence, one genomic window encodes:
- the LOC137622387 gene encoding uncharacterized protein, with the protein MLGIVFAYVLLAKLQKVYRQTDSPFLNLSIVLPSFTSVYEVPLSTSQGLHYLFTVRECSTRWPEAILMQTVMFALCKSAFCLRVIARFGLPEHITSDRGITFTPQLCTSLVNICLNPASKRIKEHFHCTLKAELMRRYNDSNWITQLPWVLLRPMTIPKDALDVSAAEKVTQNRFL; encoded by the exons atgttagGGATTGTGTTTGCGTATGTGCTTCTTGCTAAGCTTCAAAAAGTATATCGACAAACGGATtcccctttccttaacctcagtatCGTTCTGCCATCATTCACGTCGGTGTATGAAGTCCCCCTATCTACATCACAAGGACTCCATTACCTCTTTACCGTCAGGGagtgctccactcgttggcctgaagccatcctcaTGCAAACTGTAATGTTCGCCTTATGTAAATCCGCCTTTTGTCTTAGGGTGATAGCGAGATTTGGTttgcctgagcatattacttctgacaggggtatcactttcaccccTCAATTGTGTACATCCTTAGTGAATATCTGCTTAAACCCTGCATCCAAGAGAATTAAAGAACAttttcattgtaccctcaaagcagaaTTGATGCGCCGCTACAATGACTCCAACtggattactcagcttccctgggtcctcctgagaccaATGACCATACCTAAAGACgctctggatgtctcagcagctgaaaaggT gaCTCAAAATCGTTTTCTCTGA